A window of the Sphingobacteriales bacterium genome harbors these coding sequences:
- a CDS encoding diacylglycerol kinase family lipid kinase produces MKWHVIVNPSAGGGRGGMKWPIIRAELIKEGFEFDFQISEKKDQIITLSKEAVEQGSKKLIVVGGDGSLFEMVNGIYLQNKVSPSDIVIGQIPVGTGNDWGKMYENSLDFRKSIQIIKEGRTFRQDLGTIYFPEEKKRYYFVNIAGLGFDGAVLKEVWKQKEKGRNGAMIYLLMLVKSLFGSGYHKVTLTYSGTKEEQIIFSMAAGIGRYNGNGMMQLPFSHPADGMLDVSIINKIGKIEVIREVKNLFSGTYVKNKHVRIRRTDKIIIESGKKIPVEADGEFLGYSPVEIGILPAGISFFVNKTDFSIDPKIKDYAPDIVQI; encoded by the coding sequence ATGAAATGGCATGTTATTGTTAATCCTTCAGCCGGAGGAGGCAGAGGTGGGATGAAATGGCCAATCATCAGAGCAGAACTGATAAAAGAAGGGTTTGAGTTTGATTTTCAAATTTCAGAAAAGAAAGATCAAATCATCACCTTAAGCAAGGAAGCAGTCGAACAGGGTTCAAAAAAGTTAATAGTTGTCGGGGGAGATGGTTCTCTATTCGAAATGGTTAATGGTATTTATTTACAAAATAAAGTCAGCCCCAGCGATATTGTTATCGGGCAAATACCGGTAGGTACAGGCAACGATTGGGGAAAGATGTATGAAAACTCACTGGATTTCAGAAAATCCATCCAAATCATCAAGGAAGGCCGGACATTCAGGCAGGACTTAGGGACTATTTATTTTCCGGAAGAAAAGAAGCGTTACTATTTTGTCAACATTGCCGGTCTTGGTTTTGACGGTGCCGTGTTAAAGGAAGTCTGGAAACAGAAAGAAAAGGGAAGAAACGGAGCCATGATTTATTTACTGATGCTTGTAAAAAGCCTTTTTGGCTCTGGTTATCATAAGGTAACTTTAACATATTCAGGAACTAAGGAGGAACAAATTATTTTCAGCATGGCTGCAGGCATAGGCAGATACAATGGCAATGGCATGATGCAGCTTCCTTTTTCTCACCCTGCTGACGGAATGCTGGATGTAAGTATTATCAATAAAATCGGGAAGATTGAGGTAATACGGGAGGTGAAAAATCTTTTCAGTGGTACTTATGTAAAAAACAAACATGTCAGAATCAGGAGAACGGATAAAATCATCATCGAATCGGGGAAGAAAATACCTGTAGAGGCGGATGGTGAGTTTTTGGGATATTCTCCTGTTGAAATCGGTATTCTTCCTGCCGGTATCAGTTTTTTTGTAAATAAAACAGATTTTAGTATTGACCCTAAAATAAAGGATTATGCACCCGATATTGTTCAGATTTAA